AGAGGCCTCACAAAAGCGAGTAAATGGCTAAAAGCTCTCGCTCGCAGGGAGCCTTATCTATTTGTACACTGGACAATGGGGATATTCTATATGGCTGGATAATGGGAGCCGGATGAATCGAGAGGTTCAAGTCCGGTTCTGAGAGAGCCTGGGGGTGAAATCCCCCTGGGCTACTCACCGAGCGAGGATCTGTTCTTCGTTCCTAGCTCCGCTGAACGCTGAGAAGACCAGTCCTTCGTTGTCCGTCCAAGATCACGGACCCGTCCTTCGTCAAGACCAAAGCCCAGATCCTGACCAGGAGCATTGTCAGATGACGTGAAGGGTCTGTCATCCCGTGGTGATTCTGCACGGGATCTCATCTGCCCGACGCAGTCGGAACTTGCCTCGCCGAAGGCGAGACTGGCCAGGCGCAGCCTGACTGGCCTGCGTCAGCAGACTGGCTCCTTTCTGCCTCCTGCGCAGCAGCATCACTTCTGCTCTTGCCAGACCCTAGACCCCACACCTCAGACCCGTTGTCAATTTTGTCATGAGCTTGTTTCAGCATCTCGCTCTTCAATACCCTGTTCTGATAAACCGCTTTCATCAACCCGATCTTTCTAACCCGCACTCTGTAACCCGCTCCTAGTAACCCGTATTTCCTAACCCGCTCTTCGTAACCCGATCTTTCTAACCCGATCCTTTGTTTCCCCGCGAAGCGGACCTTGCGCCTGTGAGAGGGCTTCCCCTCTTAGGGCGAACAGCCGTTCGCCCCTACAAGAAGAATATAATTTTGAATGAGATGACAGATAAAGAAGATCGGCCTGCGTAGCGGACTGGCTTTGAGGATCTTTCCCCGCGAAGCGGGCCTTGCGTCCCGCCGCAGGCGGCATTGCGTCTAATGTTTTATTCTTCCTCGCGCAGCGAGCTTCACTTCCTGGGATGTACTTCCCAGCATCACTTCTTCAGAGGTTCTCACCCAGCCTTGCGTCTTGTATTCTTGGTAGCATCACTTTCTGAGATACTTCTTCTATCTAGAAAAACTCGCTCTTATTAACCTGGTTTTCTTTACCCGTTCTTCGTAACCCGATCTTTCTAACCCTATCCTTTGTTTCCCCGCGAAGCGGGCCTTGCGTTTCGGCGAAGGCGGAACTGGCCTCGCCGAAGGCGAGCCTGTCCTCTCGCAGTGCGACTGGCCACGCGAAGCGTGACTGGCTATGGTTCTGGCTCTTTTCGTTCTTGCGCTTCTCACCCTCTCACCAATTCTGGAACTTATCATAATTGAAACGGAAGAGTTTACGACAATGCGACATGAACATTATTTCGGTGATAAACTTTCAAATGAGTGTACACTTTTTCTTTTATGGGAGCTGTAATGGACGACTACTTGGGCTACAACAAACCTGAATACAAAAGAACTAGAAAACTTGCGATCTTCGAGGGGTCGTTTTTCAACCTTGCCTTCCTTGTGACGCAGGGTTTTATCGTTACCGGTCTTGCGCTCGAGTACGGCGCTTCCGAAATGCTGATCGCGATAATAGGAGTCCTGCCCACGCTTGCCCAGCTTGTTCAGCTGGCTGCCCCGCTAGTAATGAGACTCTTCAAAGACAGAAAGAAAGCAATGCTCTTCAGCGCGCTTTTAGGAAGAATTCCACTGGCATTTATCCCGGTTACGCTTGCTCTGGGGATAAAGTCTCAGTCGCTTCTCCTAATTCTTCTGTCGGTAATAGCATTTGGAAATTCGCTTGTGGGGACTTTCTGGGCTTCAATAATGGGAGACGTTATCGATCCCGAAAAGACGGGAAGTTACTACGGCAGAAGAAACCTGATCCTCTCGCTGAGCACGATGTTAATTGCGCCAGTCTACTCCCTCATACTCGACCATTATGAAGGTTCTCTTGGATTCATCATTGTTACCTCAATGGCAAGCGCCTTTGCGGTAATAACGATTCTTCTTCTCAAGAACCATTACGCCCCCCCGGTGAAGACATTCGGACGGGGAAGAATATTCAAGGAGGTCTTTGGTAACCTCAAGTTCAGACAGTACCTAAGGTTTGCCTTTGTCTGGAATTTCGCGATAACTATTTCAGGCCCCTTCTACGCGTACCACCAGTTGGTCAACCTCAAGGTCAGTTACTCTTATCTCAGTATTCTGAGCATCGTTGCTTCACTCGCCGCCATGCTGATGTATTTCCTTTGGGGGAAGATTTCAGATCAGATCGGCCACCAGTCCGTTGCTGAATTTGGAGTACTTGGGGCCACCTGTCTCGCACTGATGTGGATCTTTGTTACCCCTCAGACGGCAGCTGTTTTACTGCCCGTAGATGCGGTAGTAACGGGAATTGTTTGGAGCGCAATCAACCTGTGTATCTTCACAATGATGATGGGAATAATACGTGGCCAGTCCGTTGAGTCCTACGTCGCAGTCCAGGCGTTTCTGAACGGAATCGGCGCTTTGGGCGGT
This Mesotoga sp. UBA6090 DNA region includes the following protein-coding sequences:
- a CDS encoding MFS transporter, which translates into the protein MDDYLGYNKPEYKRTRKLAIFEGSFFNLAFLVTQGFIVTGLALEYGASEMLIAIIGVLPTLAQLVQLAAPLVMRLFKDRKKAMLFSALLGRIPLAFIPVTLALGIKSQSLLLILLSVIAFGNSLVGTFWASIMGDVIDPEKTGSYYGRRNLILSLSTMLIAPVYSLILDHYEGSLGFIIVTSMASAFAVITILLLKNHYAPPVKTFGRGRIFKEVFGNLKFRQYLRFAFVWNFAITISGPFYAYHQLVNLKVSYSYLSILSIVASLAAMLMYFLWGKISDQIGHQSVAEFGVLGATCLALMWIFVTPQTAAVLLPVDAVVTGIVWSAINLCIFTMMMGIIRGQSVESYVAVQAFLNGIGALGGSLLGGFVASYLKGKNITIFGIDFYGIQVIFLIGSFFRFTAFLLLRRVQTTKIKTVPQVFFNVMSTLGRRMATRPYEFPMLQLKPKRRRPEDEPLKLDLPASMEDISDIEQITSEEPEDSGDQEKRSDS